Within Romeriopsis navalis LEGE 11480, the genomic segment AGGGACTTCCAGAAAATCGATCGAGGGTACTATTGCCGCCTAAAAATCTTTCTTCTGAACAATATTGCATCGGTCTGTACGGAGTAAAAAGCGGGAAATAAGCCGACACAATCAACCAAATCTTGAATAGGAATTTTTTATGGAAAATAAATTGATTTAGTATTCCAGAACACTATTTATCCTGAAGAAGCCGACAGACAAGGCCTTTCACCCATTATTTTGGCTGCTGTAGACAATCAACATCACCAAATCCAACCTTATATATATAGATACTCATGGATTTATTGGCCCTAGCATCAGCCACGTCCATCCATCTCAACCCCCTGAATAGGCTTGAACATCAGCCAATCAACTGGCCGAGCTGGCGTTTTGCTTCAAACAATCCAATCGACACGCTGACTGAGAGATTCAGGCTCCGAACCTGTTTTTGCAACATCGGAATATAGGTGCTGTAATCACAGCGAGCTAAACAGTCAGCGGAAAGGCCTTCGGTTTCACTGCCAAACAATAGCCAGTCATCACTTTGATACTCCAGCTCTAAATAACTACATCGTCCTCTAGTGGTATAGCCAATTAACCGTCCAGAACGCTGATCATGGTGGTTTAAGAATGCCGCAAAGTCTTCATGCACAGTCAAATCAACGAAGGGCCAATAATCGAGGCCAGCACGTTTGAGGTAGCGATCACTCAATTCAAAGCCTAAAGGCTTAACTAAGTGCAATTCCGTAGCTGAGGCCGCACAAGTGCGGGCAATATTGCCGGTATTTGGAGGAATTAACGGATTGACGAGAACGATACTAGGCATAAATAAATGACAATCAGTGACTCAAGTCACATAAAGTAGGGACAATCCGGACTATTTCAAGGGGACACCGATAGGAATTCTTAATGCATGCCTAAGAATGGGGGGGAAGTCGGGGGGAAATAATAATTTTGTGGATCCAAAACTTCAACTATCGAGTTAGGGCGATGATTACTACTTATAATATCCGCCCGCAATCACGGCAATATCACGATGATTACGCCCTATACCAGCAAGCTCATCCCCTGAGCATGCAATCCGAACAGCGGACGACTCAAGTCCTTAAGTAAATTGGGCTTTCGTCGTGACACAAAGATCATTCTGCAGGGCGACTTCTTGCTCGCGCATTTTAATAATTGCTTGTTGCAACACCTGATCAACACTCAAACCTTGATTAATCAGACTGAGCCAGAGCATCGCTTCATTCCCTTCACGCAAGATGCGCGAAATTGGCGTGAGGAAACAACCAATGCCATTTTGCTTGGCGGTATCTTTCACACTTATATATATGTCGTTAATCCATTCGCGCGCTGTCAACGATCGACCATCTTGCCAATGCTGCAACACCGCATCCAAACTATGCTGAGCGACCGCAATTTCATTCCGGTCCGCAATTTCGACTAATTCCTCGGGGCTGAACTGGCTTTGCACTAATGGATCGATCGTCGGATCATGAATTAATTGGGTCAAACGCGATTCCAATAAGGTCGTGATGGCTAACAAATCAACCGGATTACTCACTAGATCACAAATGCGTAGTTCCAAACGATTGAGATTATA encodes:
- a CDS encoding tRNA (cytidine(34)-2'-O)-methyltransferase, which codes for MPSIVLVNPLIPPNTGNIARTCAASATELHLVKPLGFELSDRYLKRAGLDYWPFVDLTVHEDFAAFLNHHDQRSGRLIGYTTRGRCSYLELEYQSDDWLLFGSETEGLSADCLARCDYSTYIPMLQKQVRSLNLSVSVSIGLFEAKRQLGQLIG